The segment TTTGCCCATCCATGAAGGTGCCTGACTGCGTAATCCGCAGCTGCTTGAGCAGGCCGTATTGATTGGTGAGTGCAGGCCACCAGGCCGGGGTGTATTTTCCCGGATTATCTCCGTAGTCACCGGGGCTGGTCCAGAAGCCGAGCGATTGTCCGTTCAGCGTGAAGGTAATATCCGACGGCCAGTTGTTGTTGACCGACGGGGCTTCGGAGGCGATCTCCATCGTGATGGCAAGCTCCTCCGGCTGCTGGCTCGACAGCAGGAAATTCGGGATTTTATACTCGACGAACCCCTTGCCGAACCAGAGAATCCCGGCGTTCACCCGCTCCTGGTCCCAGAAATAACGGGGATCGTCAAAGTGTCCGATGACCCTCTCCGTCGTAGACAGTCCACAGGTAGGCTCAATCTGGAAGTCGGAATAATGCCCCACCGGAATGTCCTTGCGGTACCCCCTGCGCGGAGTCCGGGCTTGTCCCGGAAAAACAATCTCAGCCCCGTCGGCGGCCAGTGTACAGATCTTCTGCAGACCGCTTTTGCCGGGAGCCATATGGCTGCGGATCAGCCCGGCGGCTTCGAGCTTGCGCACATGCATGGTCATAATCGCACTGCTGAGCTTGAGGGCTGCGGCCAGCTCCTTCACGTTCATGGGCTTCTCGGACAGCAGCCGCAGCATATGCAGGCGCACGGTACTGGACAGGGCCTCGTACACGGGCAGGGATTGTTCGGTTAGATCAAGTTTCATCGGATGCCTCCACGTTCAGGTTATATAGTTAATAATTATATTACTCAAATAAAATTTCTACAAGCCATGATTGGCTTCAGGACAGCTTTTCCAATTTATATCACAGACACGCTAAGCCCGGTCCGCTATGATGTGAGATGAATTAGCGATGAAACAAGGTGCTCTTGCCGGAAGCGGCAAGGGATAACAGGGAATCGGGTGCAACTCCCGAGCGGTCCCGCCACTGTATGGAAGAGCTGCACTTCATGAGGTCACTCGGGAAGCCCCGGGGAAGACGAAGTCTGCGGCGCCTGTATTCCAAGCCAGGAGACCTACCTTGTCGATGCACACCACGACTCTACGCGGATAGGAGCGGTGTACGGATAGGTTAATGAGAAGAGGCGTTCTGCCCTGATGGACCGGAGGAATCTTGGAATCTTAGAGATGACCCCCGGCTTACAGCTGCGGGATACAAGGACACGGCCCATAGTGATGGGACGATGAGAAGCACCTTGTTTCGCTTGGCTGCGTGCAGCGCGCTCTATCGAACTTGCCTGCGTACATACACTCCCACCCTTTAGGGTGGGTTTTTTGGAATATAAGGATTTTTATGCTTCACGCTATAAATCATCCTTATATTCCTCGCTGAAACGTACCGTCCTATAAAAGGACGGCAAAGATGTTTCCACTTGGGCTTTAAGATCTGTAATGGGAAAACAACAAACATGGAGGGTGACAAATGAAAAAGCACAGATGGTGGAGCTTTGCGGCACTGGTTGCCGGATTTACGGTGTACTTTATGCTGAATGAACCGGGGACGGCCCGGGCAATGCACATTATGGAAGGATTCCTGCCGGTAGGCTGGGCGGTGTTCTGGTGGACGGCGTTTATCCCGTTTTTTGTGCTCGGAATCTTCAAGCTGAAATCCATGACAAGGGAGAATCCGGAACTGAAGCTGCTGCTGGGCCTGGCCGGGGCGTTTACCTTCGTACTGTCTGCGCTCAAAATGCCTTCCGTGACCGGAAGCAGCTCCCACCCCACGGGTACCGGACTTGGTGCGGTTATGCTGGGGCCGCTGCCTATGAGCGTAATCGGCTCGATTGTCCTGCTGTTTCAAGCGCTGCTGCTGGCGCACGGAGGGATTACTACGCTCGGGGCCAATGCGTTCTCGATGGCGGTGGCGGGTCCTTTTGCCGGCTATGCAGTGTATAAGCTGATGATGAAGCGGCCGGACCGTGAGAAGCTGGCGTTGTTCTGTGCGGCTGCGGTAGCGGATCTGAGTACGTATGTAGTGACTTCCTTTCAGCTGGCGGTGGCTTTTCCGGCGGCGGATGGCGGCGTGCTGGCTTCTTTTCTCAAATTCGGGGGCATCTTTGCCGTGACGCAAATCCCGCTGGCCATCAGTGAAGGGCTGTTGACGGTACTGCTCTGGAACTGGCTGAAATCGTATAGTCCGAATGAATTGTCGCTTCTGAAACGCAAGGTGAACGGAGGAAGAGCCTAATGAGCAATAAATGGAAAAATGGGTTGATGCTGCTGGTTGTTATTCTGCTGGTTATTCTGCCGCTGCTGCTGGTCAATGGGGAATTCGGCGGGGCCGATGATGCGGCTGAAGGTGTGATTACCGAGATGAATCCTGACTATAAGCCGTGGTTCAAGCCGCTGACCGAGCTGCCGGGTGAGACGGAGAGTATGCTGTTTGCATTGCAGGCAGCGATTGGTGCCGGTGTGATCGGTTATACCTTGGGGCTGCTCAAGGGCAAGCAGGGCGGGACGAAGCAGCATAGCAGCAAGTGATTCGGCGGATTGACGTTCTCTCCTACAATAATGCTCTGCGCCAGTTATCCCCGATGTGGAAAAGCTCGTTCGCAGCCCTGATGTTCCTGCTCTCTTACACTGTACATCCGGTACTACAGGCTGCAATCACCCTATGGATGATGTCCTGGTGTGTATTGCAGGCCCGTATTCCCTTGCGTGCTTATGGCATGCTGTTCGGCACAGCGCTGCTGTTCTATGCGCTTAGCGTACCGGCGCTGCTCGTGGAATTCGGGCATCCGGCTGCGGGAGAGGCAGGGATATTCCCGCTTCCGGGACTGAATCTGCCCGTATATGTCACAGCGGCGGGACTTCAGCGGGCAGGGGAGCTGCTGGCCAGAATCTCTGCCTGTATGAGTTGTTTCTTTTTCCTGATGTTCACTACTCCGTTCAGTGAGCTTTTGCAGGTGCTGCGCAGGCTGCGGATGCCGCAGATTGTTCTGGAGCTGATGCTGATTATGTACCGCTTCTTATTCCTGCTGAGTGATGCAGCGCATGGGCTGCTGCTGGCCCGCAGGCTGCGCGGAGGCCGTAGAGGCTATAAGGCGAAGCTGCGTGAGACTGCGGCTATGGCAGGAGCGCTGTTCGGCAACACGATGCACCGGTATAACGGACTATCGCAGGGGCTGCTGGCCCGCGGATTCACCGATGAGATTATTCTGCCGCCTTATACGGCGCGTCCTGTGCCGCGGCGCTATGCTGTCCAGGCGTATTCCGGGATAGCAGTGCTGGTGCTGGCGCAGCTCTGGCTGTGGACGCGGGGGTGAAATCATGCGCAAAGTACAACAACTTCCGATCGTCCAAATCACATTAGAGGAGCAAGTGATAGATATGGAATATAGTCTGGCTTGTGACGGAGTGGTGTTCCATTACCCGGATACGAAGGAGCCTGCACTGCATGAACTGACGTTCTCCATCCCCTCAGGCAGCAAGACGGCGGTGCTCGGTCATAACGGTTCGGGCAAATCGACGCTGTTCCTGCATGCCGTCG is part of the Paenibacillus sp. FSL M7-0420 genome and harbors:
- a CDS encoding ArsR/SmtB family transcription factor — translated: MKLDLTEQSLPVYEALSSTVRLHMLRLLSEKPMNVKELAAALKLSSAIMTMHVRKLEAAGLIRSHMAPGKSGLQKICTLAADGAEIVFPGQARTPRRGYRKDIPVGHYSDFQIEPTCGLSTTERVIGHFDDPRYFWDQERVNAGILWFGKGFVEYKIPNFLLSSQQPEELAITMEIASEAPSVNNNWPSDITFTLNGQSLGFWTSPGDYGDNPGKYTPAWWPALTNQYGLLKQLRITQSGTFMDGQKLSEVTLDQVGIRNKQWTFRLSVEEDAEHIGGLTLFGKGFGNYNEDLVFELFYTDGVADLPGSI
- a CDS encoding energy-coupling factor ABC transporter permease — translated: MKKHRWWSFAALVAGFTVYFMLNEPGTARAMHIMEGFLPVGWAVFWWTAFIPFFVLGIFKLKSMTRENPELKLLLGLAGAFTFVLSALKMPSVTGSSSHPTGTGLGAVMLGPLPMSVIGSIVLLFQALLLAHGGITTLGANAFSMAVAGPFAGYAVYKLMMKRPDREKLALFCAAAVADLSTYVVTSFQLAVAFPAADGGVLASFLKFGGIFAVTQIPLAISEGLLTVLLWNWLKSYSPNELSLLKRKVNGGRA
- a CDS encoding energy-coupling factor ABC transporter substrate-binding protein; its protein translation is MSNKWKNGLMLLVVILLVILPLLLVNGEFGGADDAAEGVITEMNPDYKPWFKPLTELPGETESMLFALQAAIGAGVIGYTLGLLKGKQGGTKQHSSK
- the cbiQ gene encoding cobalt ECF transporter T component CbiQ → MIRRIDVLSYNNALRQLSPMWKSSFAALMFLLSYTVHPVLQAAITLWMMSWCVLQARIPLRAYGMLFGTALLFYALSVPALLVEFGHPAAGEAGIFPLPGLNLPVYVTAAGLQRAGELLARISACMSCFFFLMFTTPFSELLQVLRRLRMPQIVLELMLIMYRFLFLLSDAAHGLLLARRLRGGRRGYKAKLRETAAMAGALFGNTMHRYNGLSQGLLARGFTDEIILPPYTARPVPRRYAVQAYSGIAVLVLAQLWLWTRG